A window from Bordetella petrii encodes these proteins:
- the pbpC gene encoding penicillin-binding protein 1C, translating into MEPHRDPRPRRRFAIEPAGRGRRRLALLAGLLLAGAAALLALDRLFPLPAMGSGGAAVVVAADGTPLRTYPSRDGMWRYPVTPDQVAPAYLETLLGYEDRWFYWHPGVNPVALARAGWQWLAHGRIVSGGSTLTMQVARLMDPQLAALPSRSLAAKLRQIARALQLEWHYSKDEILALYLTHAPMGGIVEGVEMGARLWLGKSARDLSPAEAALLTALPQAPSRLRPDRHPRAAQAARDKVLDRMTARGWSAAAVADAKIETVVAPPLRARWLAPLAAQRLLAGQRRAGRRPAIVASTLDANIQATAERMLLDRVDALPPKVSMAVLVMDNDTLAIKAYAGSADFSDDSRYAHVDMVRGVRSPGSTLKPFLYAQALDEGLVHSESLLLDAPLSFGGYAPGNFQAAFSGPVSVAQALQRSLNVPAVDLLNRVGSSRFASMLLAGGVRLRMPDGAAPNLSLILGGAGTTLEELVGAYRALARGGLAGRPRLAPGQPRVESRMMSPGAAWIVRDILEGGGHPDRPLVQAGRPLAWKTGTSFGFRDAWALGVTDAWTIGVWVGRPDGTPNPGFFGANVAAPLLRDIAAALPAGVARRAARPASVQPVVTCWPGGWRQGSAQAGPCAQPRAAWALDDTVPPTFAGYADVASGPLRLQGVANGSVLRPVPGRQEVVLDVSVQGARGQVWWMLDGRVRERGEASAPLTLSMVHNGRYTLTAMDEQGRYDRVVFEIAGVTP; encoded by the coding sequence ATGGAGCCCCATCGAGATCCGCGACCGCGGCGCCGCTTCGCAATAGAGCCCGCCGGGCGCGGACGGCGGCGCCTGGCGCTGCTGGCCGGCCTGCTGCTGGCCGGCGCGGCGGCGCTGCTGGCGCTCGACCGCCTGTTTCCCCTGCCTGCCATGGGCAGCGGCGGCGCGGCGGTGGTCGTGGCGGCCGATGGCACGCCGCTGCGCACCTATCCCAGCCGCGATGGCATGTGGCGCTACCCGGTCACGCCCGATCAGGTGGCGCCGGCCTATCTGGAAACCCTGCTGGGCTACGAAGACCGCTGGTTCTATTGGCATCCGGGAGTCAACCCGGTGGCGCTGGCGCGCGCCGGATGGCAATGGCTGGCGCACGGGCGCATCGTGTCGGGCGGTTCGACGCTGACCATGCAGGTGGCCCGCCTGATGGATCCGCAGCTGGCGGCGCTGCCGTCGCGTTCGCTGGCCGCCAAGCTGCGCCAGATTGCGCGCGCGCTGCAACTGGAATGGCACTACAGCAAAGACGAGATCCTGGCCCTGTACCTGACGCATGCTCCCATGGGCGGCATTGTCGAGGGCGTGGAGATGGGCGCGCGCCTGTGGCTGGGCAAGTCCGCCCGCGACCTCAGCCCCGCCGAGGCCGCCTTGCTGACGGCCTTGCCGCAGGCGCCGTCGCGCCTGCGCCCCGACCGGCATCCGCGGGCCGCCCAGGCGGCGCGCGACAAAGTGCTGGACCGCATGACGGCGCGCGGCTGGAGCGCCGCCGCCGTGGCCGACGCCAAGATCGAAACCGTGGTGGCCCCGCCTTTGCGGGCGCGCTGGCTGGCGCCGCTGGCGGCCCAGCGACTGCTGGCGGGCCAGCGGCGGGCCGGCCGGCGGCCGGCCATCGTGGCGTCCACACTGGATGCCAACATCCAGGCTACCGCCGAGCGCATGCTGCTCGACCGGGTCGATGCGCTGCCGCCCAAAGTATCGATGGCGGTGCTGGTCATGGACAACGACACGCTGGCCATCAAGGCCTACGCCGGTTCGGCCGATTTTTCCGACGACAGCCGCTATGCGCACGTGGACATGGTGCGCGGGGTGCGTTCGCCGGGCTCGACCCTGAAGCCGTTCCTGTACGCGCAAGCGCTGGACGAAGGGCTGGTGCATTCCGAAAGCCTGCTGCTGGATGCGCCGCTTTCGTTCGGCGGCTATGCGCCGGGCAATTTCCAGGCGGCGTTTTCGGGGCCGGTCAGCGTGGCGCAGGCCCTGCAGCGCTCGCTGAACGTGCCGGCGGTGGATCTGCTGAACCGCGTCGGCTCGTCGCGCTTTGCCTCGATGCTGCTGGCCGGCGGCGTGCGCCTGCGCATGCCGGACGGGGCCGCGCCCAACCTGAGCTTGATTTTGGGCGGCGCCGGCACCACATTGGAAGAGCTGGTCGGCGCGTACCGGGCGCTGGCCCGCGGCGGGCTGGCCGGACGGCCGCGCCTGGCGCCGGGACAGCCGCGGGTCGAGTCCCGTATGATGAGCCCTGGGGCGGCCTGGATCGTGCGCGATATTCTCGAGGGCGGCGGCCACCCCGACCGGCCCCTGGTGCAGGCCGGCCGGCCGCTGGCCTGGAAAACCGGCACCAGCTTCGGCTTCCGCGATGCCTGGGCGTTGGGCGTGACCGATGCCTGGACCATCGGCGTATGGGTGGGGCGGCCCGACGGCACGCCCAACCCGGGCTTTTTCGGGGCCAATGTGGCCGCGCCGCTGTTGCGCGACATCGCCGCGGCATTGCCGGCCGGCGTCGCGCGCCGCGCCGCGCGGCCGGCCAGCGTGCAGCCGGTGGTCACCTGCTGGCCCGGCGGCTGGCGGCAGGGCAGCGCCCAGGCCGGGCCGTGCGCCCAGCCGCGCGCGGCCTGGGCGCTGGACGACACGGTGCCGCCCACCTTCGCCGGCTACGCCGACGTGGCAAGCGGGCCGCTGCGGCTGCAGGGCGTGGCCAACGGATCGGTGCTCAGGCCGGTGCCGGGCCGGCAAGAGGTAGTACTGGATGTAAGCGTGCAGGGCGCGCGCGGCCAGGTGTGGTGGATGCTCGACGGGCGCGTGCGCGAGCGCGGCGAGGCGTCGGCACCGCTGACATTGTCGATGGTGCACAATGGCCGCTATACCCTGACCGCCATGGACGAACAAGGCCGATACGACCGTGTGGTTTTTGAAATCGCTGGCGTTACGCCCTGA
- a CDS encoding MG2 domain-containing protein has translation MSERGGAVGILAVVVAIAVGLGWWAGHGGAPSTQAPAASAEPAPRAPAASPSQPSGAAQPAAATVGQADPFAVLDCQAREYNDTLALAVTFTQPVDRKADLDAFLGVIDTGAVKADDGQDAAAAASKAAVVAAGAPAAQGKPVQGAWVVGDNPRMAYFPYVQPQRSYAVRLRAALPGARAGATLGADHQCSVQTPAMPPSFYFASRGVVLPAGQNGGLPVTTVNVPEVDVQFLRVAPEHMAEFFDDVLGLGRTADDDDDEDEWRYADNRSLKGSVSNWDLDRLHSLTTSVYQGRFLTDDRPNRRHVTFLPVESLAELRQPGIYVAVMSEPGRFRYEYQVTYFYVSDIGLHTRRYADRIEAYAVSLKSGQPVADADVELVDGAGKVLARARADQGGHVRFDGDPSRARLVRAARGAELTVLALGEPALDLSEYDIGGHPARNNNLFVYAGRNLYRPGETFQVSVLPRDPDGRPLPRAPLTATLKRPDGRVVRSELWQPAAQAPGYVEHAVGLPVDAQTGKWLLELRVDPAARVPDASWWFQVEEFLPERMKLRLDSAQAVLAPGEPWRIDVQGDYLYGAPAAGNRLLASFQVKRDRYALAQQWPGFVFGDVGDDTLRHYEELPGGKLDDQGAAQLTVDPQGAGAAHSPLRVRLSASLLESGGRPVVRSIERSVWPADKLIAVRPLFDDDVTREGAPAAFEVVRVDAAGKVAPLPEAQLRLYRENRRYYWRYDDQRGWNSGYTDTEELVESRVIALPDRSSLSLPVGWGRYRLEIADPQTGQVARYRFYAGWGAQDAEAVGNRPDRVQMKLEGVPARPGDTVKLTITPPHDGQALVTVEGDRMLWSRWVPVQAAGTPLEIPLDPSWKRHDLYVSAVVFRPGSAGDRVTPARALGLAFLPIGSAERKLAVTLDAPAKVEPEKRATVRVKVDGAQGGRAMVTLSAVDVGILNINQYATPDPLDFFFGKHRYAAELRDMYGKLIEKMDGTTGRLKWGGDAALRGDSRSLPRKVKLVDLFSGPVALNGQGEADIPLDLPDFNGTLRLMAVAFSDDKYGSTDAEMVVAAPIVAELSTPRFITPGDQAAVALDITNLSGATQQVTVNLRALDPLAIADGTRSVTLKDRQRTTLRFVATPTGSYGLGQLRLQIDGKGGARPVHIVRESVLQVQPAHAAENQLRRVRLAPGASFAPGAALAAGYYPDSITASLSLSNRPPINVARLVQRLLSYPYGCTEQTISAALPWVLIDDADARRFGLPPRTRQARADKVAGALGRLAGMRNASGAYSLWGDASSRDIWLTAYATGFMQDARDHEFAVPEAALARPKQWLLEQLQQSPGSFGTWPDKLRRELQSGRVDRDYASTLRNDHRRFAGFAAAALVLARDRQAPLSTVRQLFDRYQERALSPLPLIQLAAAFQLMGDSARMEQAVDLALARGYGYQHHGGGGYRDEWLGDYGSAVRDYAQAYALAARYQLAEQGREAWLAQLDSRLQGRSYLSTQEQMALVLAAGAAGGDAGQPWAAVLATAGGRQDLSGTQDRSVALRGADLAALQLTNTGTQPLFVELDLQGTRQEPPAPRSDAIRLQRSWYTPDGKPWDGGVLHTGDLLVVKLRVSANQVLPDALVVDRVPAGLEVENLNLSQSPDMQDWEIGGTRVADALANPAIKHREFRDDRYVAAVALDRNTVEVFYMARVVTPGRYAVPSSVAEDMYRPELRGVGERWSPIEIRDRGAASQ, from the coding sequence ATGAGTGAAAGAGGGGGCGCTGTCGGGATACTGGCGGTGGTGGTGGCGATCGCCGTCGGACTGGGGTGGTGGGCCGGGCACGGGGGCGCGCCGTCCACGCAGGCGCCGGCGGCCTCGGCCGAGCCGGCGCCGCGCGCGCCGGCGGCATCCCCTTCACAGCCGTCCGGCGCGGCCCAGCCGGCCGCCGCCACGGTCGGCCAGGCAGATCCGTTCGCGGTGCTGGACTGCCAGGCGCGCGAATATAACGATACGCTGGCCCTGGCGGTCACGTTTACCCAGCCGGTCGACCGCAAGGCCGATCTCGATGCTTTCCTGGGTGTCATCGATACCGGCGCGGTCAAGGCCGACGACGGCCAGGACGCCGCTGCCGCGGCCAGCAAGGCGGCCGTGGTGGCCGCCGGCGCGCCGGCGGCCCAGGGCAAGCCGGTGCAGGGCGCCTGGGTGGTGGGCGACAACCCGCGCATGGCGTACTTCCCCTATGTGCAGCCGCAGCGCAGCTACGCCGTGCGGTTGCGCGCCGCCTTGCCGGGCGCCAGGGCGGGCGCCACGCTGGGCGCCGACCACCAGTGCAGCGTGCAGACGCCCGCCATGCCGCCTTCGTTCTATTTCGCCAGCCGCGGCGTGGTGCTGCCGGCCGGGCAGAACGGCGGCCTGCCCGTGACCACGGTCAACGTGCCCGAGGTCGATGTGCAATTCCTGCGCGTGGCGCCCGAGCACATGGCTGAATTCTTCGACGATGTGCTGGGCCTGGGCCGTACCGCCGATGACGACGATGACGAGGACGAATGGCGCTATGCCGATAACCGCAGCCTGAAGGGCTCGGTCAGCAATTGGGATCTCGACCGGCTGCACAGCCTGACCACCAGCGTCTACCAGGGCCGCTTCCTGACCGACGACCGTCCCAACCGGCGCCATGTCACGTTCCTGCCCGTGGAGAGCCTGGCCGAACTGCGGCAGCCTGGCATTTACGTGGCGGTAATGAGCGAGCCGGGGCGCTTTCGCTACGAATACCAGGTCACGTACTTTTATGTCAGCGACATCGGCCTGCATACGCGCCGCTACGCCGACCGCATCGAGGCCTATGCGGTGTCGCTCAAAAGCGGCCAGCCGGTGGCCGACGCGGACGTGGAACTGGTCGACGGCGCCGGCAAGGTGCTGGCGCGGGCCCGCGCCGACCAGGGCGGCCACGTGCGTTTCGACGGCGATCCGTCCCGTGCGCGCCTGGTGCGCGCGGCGCGCGGCGCCGAACTGACCGTGCTGGCCCTGGGCGAGCCGGCGCTGGATTTGTCCGAATACGATATCGGCGGGCATCCGGCCCGCAACAATAATCTGTTTGTCTACGCGGGGCGCAATCTGTACCGGCCCGGCGAGACGTTCCAGGTATCGGTGCTGCCGCGCGACCCCGACGGCCGCCCGCTGCCGCGGGCCCCGTTGACGGCCACCCTGAAGCGCCCCGATGGCCGCGTGGTGCGCAGCGAGCTGTGGCAGCCGGCGGCCCAGGCGCCGGGCTATGTCGAACATGCCGTCGGGCTGCCCGTCGATGCGCAGACCGGCAAATGGCTGCTCGAACTGCGGGTCGATCCCGCGGCCCGGGTGCCGGACGCGTCATGGTGGTTCCAGGTCGAGGAGTTCCTGCCCGAGCGCATGAAGCTGCGGCTGGATTCCGCCCAGGCCGTGCTGGCGCCGGGCGAGCCGTGGCGCATCGACGTGCAGGGCGACTACCTGTACGGCGCGCCGGCTGCCGGCAACCGGCTGCTTGCCAGTTTCCAGGTCAAGCGCGACCGCTACGCGCTGGCGCAGCAGTGGCCGGGCTTTGTGTTCGGCGACGTCGGCGACGACACGCTGCGCCACTACGAAGAATTGCCCGGGGGCAAGCTCGACGACCAGGGAGCGGCGCAGCTGACGGTCGATCCGCAAGGCGCGGGCGCGGCGCATTCGCCGCTGCGGGTGCGACTGTCCGCCAGCCTGCTGGAATCGGGCGGGCGGCCGGTGGTGCGCTCGATTGAACGCAGTGTCTGGCCGGCCGACAAGCTGATCGCCGTGCGCCCGCTGTTCGACGACGACGTCACGCGCGAAGGCGCGCCGGCGGCATTCGAAGTCGTGCGCGTGGATGCGGCGGGCAAGGTGGCGCCGCTGCCCGAGGCGCAATTGCGCCTGTATCGCGAGAACCGCCGGTATTACTGGCGCTACGACGACCAGCGCGGCTGGAACAGCGGCTATACCGATACCGAGGAACTGGTGGAATCGCGCGTCATTGCGCTGCCCGACCGCAGCTCGCTGTCGCTGCCGGTGGGCTGGGGCCGCTACCGGCTCGAGATCGCCGACCCGCAGACCGGCCAGGTCGCGCGCTATCGGTTCTACGCCGGCTGGGGCGCGCAAGACGCCGAGGCCGTGGGCAACCGGCCCGACCGGGTGCAAATGAAGCTGGAAGGCGTGCCCGCCCGGCCCGGCGATACCGTCAAGCTGACCATCACGCCGCCGCACGACGGGCAGGCGCTGGTCACGGTCGAGGGCGACCGCATGCTGTGGTCGCGCTGGGTGCCGGTGCAGGCTGCCGGCACGCCGCTCGAGATTCCGCTTGATCCTTCCTGGAAGCGGCACGATCTGTACGTGTCGGCCGTGGTGTTCCGCCCCGGCAGCGCGGGCGACCGGGTCACGCCGGCCCGCGCGCTGGGCCTGGCGTTCCTGCCCATCGGCAGCGCCGAACGCAAGCTGGCCGTCACGCTCGATGCGCCGGCCAAGGTCGAGCCCGAAAAGCGCGCCACGGTGCGCGTCAAGGTCGACGGCGCCCAGGGCGGGCGGGCCATGGTCACGTTGTCGGCGGTCGATGTCGGCATCCTGAACATCAACCAATATGCCACGCCGGACCCGCTCGATTTCTTCTTCGGCAAGCATCGCTATGCGGCCGAATTGCGCGATATGTACGGCAAGCTGATCGAGAAAATGGACGGCACCACGGGCCGCCTGAAGTGGGGCGGCGACGCGGCGCTGCGCGGCGACAGCCGCAGCCTGCCGCGCAAGGTCAAGCTGGTCGACCTGTTCTCCGGGCCGGTGGCGCTGAACGGGCAGGGCGAAGCCGATATCCCGCTCGACCTGCCCGATTTCAACGGCACGCTGCGCCTGATGGCGGTGGCGTTCAGCGACGACAAATACGGCAGCACCGATGCCGAGATGGTCGTGGCCGCGCCCATCGTGGCCGAGCTCAGCACGCCGCGCTTCATCACGCCGGGCGACCAGGCCGCCGTGGCGCTGGATATCACCAATCTCAGCGGCGCCACGCAGCAGGTCACGGTGAACCTGCGCGCCCTCGATCCGCTGGCCATTGCCGACGGCACGCGCTCGGTCACGCTGAAAGACCGCCAGCGCACTACCTTGCGCTTTGTGGCCACGCCCACCGGCTCGTACGGCCTGGGGCAGCTGCGGCTGCAGATCGACGGCAAGGGCGGGGCCAGGCCGGTGCACATCGTGCGCGAATCCGTGCTGCAGGTACAGCCGGCCCACGCGGCCGAGAACCAGCTGCGGCGGGTGCGGCTGGCGCCTGGCGCCAGCTTCGCGCCCGGTGCGGCGCTGGCGGCGGGCTATTACCCGGATTCGATCACCGCCAGCCTCAGCCTGTCGAACCGGCCGCCCATCAATGTGGCGCGCCTGGTGCAGCGCCTGCTCAGCTATCCGTATGGCTGCACCGAGCAGACCATCAGCGCCGCGCTTCCCTGGGTATTGATCGACGATGCCGATGCCCGGCGCTTCGGCCTGCCGCCGCGCACTCGGCAAGCGCGCGCCGACAAGGTCGCCGGCGCGCTGGGGCGCCTGGCCGGCATGCGCAATGCCTCGGGCGCATACTCGCTGTGGGGCGACGCCTCGTCGCGCGACATCTGGCTGACCGCGTATGCCACCGGTTTCATGCAGGATGCGCGCGACCACGAATTCGCGGTGCCCGAGGCTGCGCTGGCGCGTCCCAAACAATGGCTGCTGGAACAGCTGCAGCAAAGCCCCGGCAGCTTCGGCACCTGGCCCGACAAGCTGCGCCGCGAACTGCAGAGCGGCCGAGTCGACCGCGACTACGCGAGTACGCTGCGCAACGACCATCGCCGCTTCGCCGGCTTCGCGGCGGCGGCGCTGGTGCTGGCGCGCGACCGCCAGGCGCCGCTGTCGACCGTGCGCCAACTGTTCGACCGGTACCAGGAACGCGCTCTGTCGCCGCTGCCGCTGATTCAGCTGGCAGCGGCCTTCCAGCTGATGGGCGATTCGGCACGCATGGAGCAGGCCGTCGACCTGGCCCTGGCGCGCGGCTACGGCTACCAGCACCATGGCGGCGGCGGCTACAGGGACGAATGGCTGGGCGACTACGGCAGCGCGGTGCGCGATTACGCCCAGGCCTACGCCCTGGCGGCCAGGTACCAGCTGGCGGAGCAGGGCCGCGAAGCCTGGCTGGCGCAGCTCGACAGCCGCCTGCAGGGGCGTTCGTACCTGTCGACCCAAGAGCAGATGGCGCTGGTGCTGGCTGCCGGCGCGGCCGGCGGCGATGCCGGCCAGCCCTGGGCGGCCGTGCTGGCCACCGCCGGCGGCCGCCAGGACCTGAGCGGCACCCAAGACCGCAGCGTGGCCCTGCGCGGCGCCGACCTGGCGGCCCTGCAGCTCACCAACACCGGCACGCAGCCGCTATTCGTGGAACTCGACCTGCAAGGCACCCGCCAGGAACCGCCCGCGCCGCGCAGCGATGCAATCCGCCTGCAGCGCAGCTGGTACACGCCCGACGGCAAGCCCTGGGACGGCGGCGTGCTGCATACCGGCGATCTGCTGGTGGTGAAGCTGCGGGTCTCGGCCAACCAGGTCCTGCCCGATGCGCTGGTGGTCGATCGCGTGCCCGCCGGCCTCGAGGTCGAGAACCTGAACCTGTCGCAGAGCCCCGACATGCAAGACTGGGAAATCGGCGGAACGCGGGTGGCCGATGCGCTGGCCAACCCGGCGATCAAGCACCGCGAGTTCCGCGATGACCGCTACGTGGCTGCCGTGGCCCTGGACCGCAATACCGTCGAGGTGTTCTACATGGCGCGGGTGGTCACGCCGGGGCGCTATGCCGTGCCGTCCAGCGTGGCCGAAGACATGTACCGGCCCGAACTGCGAGGCGTAGGCGAACGATGGAGCCCCATCGAGATCCGCGACCGCGGCGCCGCTTCGCAATAG
- the clpS gene encoding ATP-dependent Clp protease adapter ClpS, whose translation MSSTLDTQHDVAVEKAPARTAPPPMYQVVLLNDDYTPMEFVVKVLQKFFGKNQEDATRIMLQVHHEGRGACGVYPRDVAATRIAQVAQYARARQHPLQCVMEPV comes from the coding sequence ATGAGTTCGACCTTGGATACCCAGCATGACGTGGCTGTGGAAAAGGCGCCGGCCCGCACCGCGCCGCCTCCCATGTACCAGGTAGTGCTGCTCAATGACGACTACACGCCGATGGAATTCGTAGTGAAGGTCTTGCAGAAGTTCTTTGGCAAGAACCAGGAAGATGCCACCCGCATCATGCTGCAGGTCCACCATGAAGGCCGCGGCGCCTGTGGCGTTTATCCGCGCGATGTGGCCGCCACGCGCATTGCGCAGGTGGCCCAGTATGCGCGCGCGCGCCAGCATCCGCTGCAATGCGTCATGGAGCCGGTATAG
- a CDS encoding cold-shock protein, which yields MSDTTATAVQGDNPKSTGTVKWFNDAKGFGFITPDDGGEDLFAHFSSIQMNGFKTLKEGQKVAFEIIQGPKGKQALNITSA from the coding sequence ATGTCTGATACGACCGCAACCGCCGTCCAAGGGGACAATCCCAAATCGACGGGTACCGTCAAATGGTTCAACGATGCGAAAGGTTTCGGCTTCATTACGCCCGATGACGGCGGTGAAGATCTGTTCGCGCATTTTTCGTCCATCCAGATGAACGGGTTCAAGACCCTGAAAGAAGGCCAGAAAGTGGCGTTCGAAATCATCCAGGGTCCTAAAGGCAAACAGGCATTGAACATCACATCGGCCTGA
- a CDS encoding DUF192 domain-containing protein has translation MSTHRLQPYPRFFIQAAVALAALLGLPASATAQHAAPASPQSRLPVAELSAGIHIIHAEVASTEDTRRIGLMQRQSLPDNNGMLFVFELPDLQCFWMRNTLLPLSIAFIADDGAIVNIADMAPQTDDAHCSARPVRYALEMAQGWFAAHGIKEGNRINGLP, from the coding sequence ATGTCGACCCATCGCCTGCAGCCCTACCCGCGCTTTTTCATCCAGGCGGCCGTCGCCCTTGCCGCGCTGCTGGGCCTGCCGGCCAGCGCCACGGCCCAGCATGCCGCCCCCGCCAGCCCCCAGAGCAGGCTGCCCGTGGCCGAGTTGTCGGCCGGCATACACATCATCCACGCCGAAGTCGCCAGCACCGAAGACACGCGCCGCATCGGCCTGATGCAGCGCCAGAGCCTGCCCGACAACAACGGCATGCTGTTCGTGTTCGAACTGCCCGACCTGCAATGCTTCTGGATGCGCAATACGCTGCTGCCGCTGTCCATCGCCTTCATTGCCGATGACGGCGCCATCGTCAACATCGCCGACATGGCGCCGCAAACCGACGACGCCCATTGCTCGGCCCGGCCGGTGCGCTACGCGCTCGAAATGGCGCAAGGCTGGTTCGCCGCGCACGGCATCAAGGAAGGCAACCGCATAAACGGCCTGCCTTGA
- the pcaF gene encoding 3-oxoadipyl-CoA thiolase, translating into MTVHAYICDAIRTPFGRYGGALAPVRADDLAAVPIKALMARNTGVHWDELADVILGCANQAGEDNRNVARMATLLAGLPIEVPGATLNRLCGSGLDAIGTAARAIRAGEAGLMLAGGVESMSRAPFVMGKADTAFSRNAAIYDTTIGWRFVNKLMKAQYGVDSMPETAENVADDFKISRADQDKFALASQEKTARAQREGFFDAEITPVSIAQKKGDPIVVAKDEHPRETSVEALGRLKGVVREGGSVTAGNASGVNDGAAALLLADERGAARYGLTPRARVVGMATAGVAPRIMGMGPAPATRKVLELTGLKLEQIDVIELNEAFAAQGLAVLRDLGIADDDARVNPNGGAIALGHPLGASGARLATTAINQLHRTGGRYALCTMCIGVGQGIAVVLERV; encoded by the coding sequence ATGACCGTGCATGCTTACATCTGCGATGCCATCCGCACTCCTTTCGGCCGCTACGGCGGCGCCCTGGCGCCGGTGCGCGCCGACGACCTGGCCGCCGTGCCGATCAAGGCGCTGATGGCGCGCAACACCGGCGTGCACTGGGATGAACTGGCCGATGTGATCCTGGGCTGCGCCAACCAGGCGGGCGAAGACAACCGCAACGTGGCCCGCATGGCCACGCTGCTGGCCGGGCTGCCCATCGAGGTGCCGGGCGCCACGCTCAACCGCCTGTGCGGCTCGGGCCTGGACGCCATCGGCACCGCGGCGCGCGCCATCCGGGCGGGCGAGGCCGGCCTGATGCTGGCCGGCGGCGTCGAAAGCATGAGCCGTGCGCCTTTCGTCATGGGCAAGGCCGACACCGCGTTCTCGCGCAATGCCGCCATCTACGACACCACCATCGGCTGGCGTTTCGTCAACAAGCTCATGAAGGCCCAGTATGGCGTCGACTCGATGCCCGAAACCGCCGAGAACGTGGCCGACGATTTCAAGATCAGCCGCGCCGACCAGGACAAGTTCGCGCTGGCCAGCCAGGAAAAAACCGCCCGCGCGCAGCGCGAGGGCTTTTTCGATGCCGAAATCACGCCTGTGTCCATCGCCCAGAAAAAGGGCGATCCGATCGTGGTGGCCAAAGACGAGCACCCGCGTGAAACCAGCGTGGAAGCGCTGGGGCGCCTGAAGGGCGTGGTGCGCGAAGGCGGCTCGGTAACGGCCGGCAATGCCTCGGGCGTGAACGACGGCGCCGCGGCGCTGCTGCTGGCCGACGAGCGCGGCGCCGCCCGCTACGGCCTGACGCCGCGCGCGCGCGTGGTGGGCATGGCGACGGCCGGCGTGGCCCCGCGCATCATGGGCATGGGTCCGGCCCCGGCCACCCGCAAGGTGCTCGAACTCACCGGCCTGAAGCTCGAGCAGATCGACGTCATCGAACTGAACGAGGCCTTTGCCGCGCAGGGCCTGGCCGTGCTGCGCGACCTGGGCATTGCCGACGACGACGCGCGCGTCAATCCCAACGGCGGCGCCATCGCGCTGGGGCATCCGCTGGGCGCCAGCGGCGCCCGCCTGGCCACCACCGCCATCAACCAGCTGCACCGCACCGGCGGCCGCTATGCGCTGTGCACCATGTGCATCGGCGTGGGCCAGGGCATCGCGGTGGTGCTCGAACGGGTCTGA
- a CDS encoding chloride channel protein, whose translation MGRLSRKSLQLGLLLGGAALVALVSLGFARLADLALEWNHAWVSRYGWLAFVLIPAAFALLRWLTLRLAPKAAGSGIPQVIGALTLPPGPAQTSLVSPRQTVWKIPLTFLGLAAGASAGREGPSVQVGAAVMLAWGRFWRRMGVPLRGFHANELIAAGAAGGLAAAFNAPLAGVIFAIEELGRGTVLRWQRLVLIGVLAAGFLVVALAGNNPYFGTFGGTSLPHYMAMWVLLCGLVNGVLGGVFSRLLSKGAAGVAPVLWRGWIRRHPIYTAAAMGLALAVLGALSQDTVYGTGYAVAGGLLSGESEGPAAFGLAKLAATVVSYWAGIPGGIFTPALTTGAGIGQHLWELSGGEVDRRVLVLISMAAFLAAATQSPLTASVIVMEMTGSQPMLFWLLVGALSASVVARQFCPQPFYHFAAGRYRRQAQVEAARAARDGP comes from the coding sequence ATGGGACGCCTGTCGCGCAAAAGCCTGCAACTGGGCCTGCTGCTGGGCGGCGCCGCCCTGGTGGCGCTGGTATCGCTGGGCTTTGCCCGCCTGGCCGACCTGGCCCTGGAATGGAACCACGCCTGGGTGTCCCGCTACGGCTGGCTGGCATTCGTACTTATTCCCGCCGCCTTCGCCCTGTTGCGCTGGCTGACCCTGCGGCTGGCGCCCAAGGCGGCCGGCAGCGGGATCCCGCAAGTGATCGGCGCGCTGACCCTGCCGCCCGGGCCGGCGCAAACCAGCCTGGTGTCGCCCCGCCAGACGGTCTGGAAGATTCCATTGACCTTCCTGGGCCTGGCGGCGGGCGCCTCGGCCGGCCGCGAAGGCCCCTCGGTGCAGGTCGGCGCCGCCGTCATGCTGGCCTGGGGACGCTTCTGGCGGCGCATGGGCGTGCCGCTGCGCGGCTTCCATGCCAACGAACTGATCGCCGCCGGCGCGGCGGGCGGCCTGGCCGCCGCCTTCAACGCCCCGCTGGCGGGCGTGATCTTCGCCATTGAAGAACTGGGGCGCGGCACGGTGCTGCGCTGGCAGCGGCTGGTGCTGATCGGGGTGCTGGCGGCCGGTTTCCTGGTGGTGGCGCTGGCGGGCAACAACCCGTATTTCGGCACCTTCGGCGGAACTTCCCTGCCGCACTACATGGCCATGTGGGTGCTGCTGTGCGGCCTGGTCAATGGCGTGCTGGGCGGCGTGTTCAGCCGCCTGCTGAGCAAGGGGGCGGCCGGTGTCGCGCCTGTCTTGTGGCGCGGCTGGATCCGCCGCCACCCGATTTACACCGCGGCGGCCATGGGCCTGGCCCTGGCCGTGCTGGGCGCTCTCAGCCAGGACACAGTGTATGGCACAGGCTATGCGGTCGCCGGCGGGCTGCTGTCCGGCGAGTCCGAAGGGCCCGCGGCATTCGGGCTGGCCAAGCTGGCCGCCACGGTGGTGTCGTACTGGGCAGGCATTCCGGGCGGCATTTTCACGCCGGCGCTGACCACCGGCGCCGGCATCGGGCAGCATCTGTGGGAGCTGAGCGGCGGCGAGGTCGACCGGCGCGTGCTGGTGCTGATCTCCATGGCGGCCTTTCTGGCCGCGGCCACGCAGTCGCCGCTGACCGCCAGCGTGATCGTGATGGAAATGACCGGCAGCCAGCCCATGCTGTTCTGGCTGCTGGTGGGGGCTTTATCGGCATCGGTGGTGGCGCGCCAGTTCTGCCCGCAGCCGTTCTACCATTTCGCGGCGGGGCGCTATCGCCGGCAGGCGCAGGTCGAGGCCGCGCGGGCTGCCCGCGACGGCCCGTAG